A window of Nocardiopsis sp. Huas11 genomic DNA:
CTCATCGAGGTCCTGCGCCGGAAGCGGGTCGACTGACCATGGCCGACCACGACTACGGCTACACGACGTGGGGCAAGGACTGGGTCCGGTTCGCCGAGTCACTGCGCCAGACCCGTCCCGAACGCCGGCTGCCGAGCGCGCGGCGTCTGGCACGCGGCGGGAAGGTGCAGACCGCGTTCGACGGCCGGACCGTGCGCGCCGTCGTGCACCACGGCCGCAGCCCCCGGGTGGTCACCGTCGAAGTCGCGCCGATGCCCACGGGGACGACGGCCGAGATCTCCCGTCGGCTGAGCGGCGCCCGGCCGCTACTCACGGACGATCTGTACCGCGCGATCGCCGACGCGGGCCATCCGCCGGCGCCGGTCCTCGACAGCGTCGACTGCTCCTGCCCGGCCGCGGCCCCGCGGTGCGTCCACGAGCTGGCCGTCTACTACGACATGGCACGGCGCATCGACGACGACCCCCGCATCGCCCTCGACGTACAGGGCTTCTTCCGCACCGCGACGGCGGGCAGTAGCCAGGGGAGTGCCGAAGCGTCGGCGCACCGCTGGATCGCACTCCACGCCCTCGATCCGGCCGCCTACTTCACCACACCCGAGTGATGCGCTCGGCCTGAGCATGAGCGGCGGATGCCGACTCCCGAGAGGAAACCGGTCCCGGCCGAGGCGGGGAACTCCGGAGAGGTTCAGCGCAGAGTCGATCGGCCGCCCCATGGCTCACCTCCTTCGCTGACTTCGAGGACCTCCCCGCCCTGTGGTGGACCATGGCGAACCGTCCTGGCCTGGACCCCGGTGACCTGAACCAGAGTGCCCTCCGAAGGGAGCGACCGCTCCGGCGCCTTCCGCTCCGTGGCGCCTTCCGCTCCGTGGGAATCGGCGGCGCGTCGGGGATGTTCGGGATCGACATGACCGAACCGTGGCTGGACCCGAAGACCATCGACCGACTCCTCGACGACACCAGCACCTGGGCCGTCGTCGGCCTGTCGAACGACCCAGGGCGCACCGCCTACCCCATCGCCCAGTTGCTGCAGGCCAAGGGCAAGCGGATCATCCCGATCCACCCCGGTGCCGCCGCCGAGGGCAAGGACGTCCTCGGTGAGAGGCCCTACGCGACGCTCGCCGAAGCGGCCGCCGAGGCCGGTCCCATCGACGTCGTCGACGTCTTCCGCCGCTCCGAAGCGGCCGGTGAGTTCGCCGACCAGGCCGTCGCGATCGGCGCTCGCGGTGTGTGGTTCCAGCTCGGT
This region includes:
- a CDS encoding CoA-binding protein yields the protein MTEPWLDPKTIDRLLDDTSTWAVVGLSNDPGRTAYPIAQLLQAKGKRIIPIHPGAAAEGKDVLGERPYATLAEAAAEAGPIDVVDVFRRSEAAGEFADQAVAIGARGVWFQLGVLDQEAFQRTTDAGVPMVMDTCPAIEWGKRGA